From Nymphaea colorata isolate Beijing-Zhang1983 unplaced genomic scaffold, ASM883128v2 scaffold0545, whole genome shotgun sequence, a single genomic window includes:
- the LOC116245153 gene encoding aspartyl protease 37, with amino-acid sequence MAGPSEFLVKLSLGTPSSLYWAIIDAGSNLIWTTCCHCYNCHVKTPMFDPLQSSTYKNRRCSTSFCMELHDHRCTSDQLCCFRYSYSANSEVEGVLASEMLLFDNDNPDSALHKVPGLGRGPLSLVKQIGSSIENNSAGQLKFGEDALFSGTEDVQETPMASDGGEGKRQRSVLLPVFTEEHAASCLPVFTEERAASYLHRGLHCFTKEWAAPFSV; translated from the exons ATGGCTGGTCCCAGTGAGTTTCTCGTGAAACTCTCgctaggtaccccatccagCCTGTACTGGGCCATTATAGATGCTGGTagcaacctcatatggacaacatGCTGCCATTGTTACAACTGCCATgtcaaaacaccaatgtttgatccacttcagtcgtccacctacaagaacAGGAGATGCTCCACCAGCTTTTGCATGGAATTGCACGACCATCGTTGCACCAGCGACCAACTTTGCTGTTTCAGATATTCCTATAGTGCAAATTCCGAAGTAGAAGGGGTCCTAGCCTCTGAGATgctcttgtttgacaatg ATAATCCTGATTCTGCCCTGCATAAAGTTCCTGGCCTTGGccgtggtcctctctctcttgttaaacaAATTGGCTCTTCCATTGAAAACAATTCCGCGGGGCAGCTGAAATTCGGTGAGGATGCACTGTTTTCAGGCACAGAAGACGTTCAAGAGACAccgatggcatcagatggtggtgaag GGAAACGACAGAGGAGTgtgctgcttcctgtcttcaccgaggagcatgctgcTTCTTGTCTTCCTGTCTTCACTGAGGAGCGTGCTGCTTCTTATCTTCACCGAGGACTGCACTGTTTCACCAAGGAGTGGgctgctccttttagtgtttga